The sequence below is a genomic window from Fibrobacter sp..
GGCGTTGAGGTGCTTCATAAGTTTATGTTTTTATTGTTTGACGATGATGAGCTCCTTGGATACAGCTTTGTTGCCTTGGCTTATTACGAGAAGGTACATACCTGGTGCTTGCGGAGAAGTTATCATATCCTCCCCTTTGGATAGTGGGGCAGAGAAAATCATACGTCCAAGAATGTCGGTAAGACAAACCGCTGAGTTCTCGGGGATATTTGTGATGTTTATCTGTTGTGCAGGAGTTGTTACCGTTGGATATACCATAGGTTTTTGTCCTAAGTAGGTTACATTAGAATCAGGGCTGTCTGTTGAGTTTGTTTGTGCACTGATATTGGACGGATATTTTTTCTTTAACCAGTACTCCAGATCTTTGAAGGAACTGCTGTTTCCCTTGTATTGGACAGCACCAGCATCCAAATGCATCTGATTGGACGGGTCGACGTAGAATCGTCCCCTGTAGTCAGCATCTGCGTACCAAAATGCATGTGGGTGGCTTTGACTCATAAGCATAATGGACTGGAAGAATGGGTAGTCGTTGACATCACCAAGGTTGATTGCCGGACTACCGTAGAGAAGACGATAGCCTGATGTAAGCATAGGATTCACGTCAAGAGTGTTTCCTAAATCAGTTCCATATACATTCCAATCAGACATCGGGTTGGATGTAGACTCTATGATTGAATTTTTGTAATATAGTTCTGGAGAGTGCCCGGGGAAACTACGATTTACGATTGTTCCTGCATTCAAGTTATTGTATACTATTGAATTGTAGAAATAAAAGTCAGATTGATATGAGTAGAAATAAAATAAAGCGAGGGGGTCGCCTTGATAATAAACGCTATCACAAGTGTTTTTGGTTATTGTAGAATTGAAAACCTTGAGTTGTGAGAAGGCTGAAACTGCAACAGATGCAGGCCATCCGCTACCCAGATTGTTCATTACTACAACATTATTCAATGCTGTTTCTGAATATGAATCGTCATTTGATGAAAAGGGAACGTGTTCCAAAAAGAATGGAATGCCATTGTTGTCTTTGATGATAACGTGTGAAATCCATGTGTTTACATTTACAATTCTAAAAGCTTCTTTTCTTCGGCCTGCACCAGTGACGATGAAACCGTCAAAAACCACATCGCCAGCACCAGGTGTTGGGTGCTCAAACCAAACAGCCCTTCCTCCTTGAGCATCAATAATAGATGGTGTTGCCAACCAATCACCGCGTTGTTCTAAGGATGTTTCATACCCTTTAAAACCACCATAGAAATGGAGTTTTTCTAGAGCACAACTATCGGTTGTGACATTGTTGACTTGATAACCTTCTTTATGCATACAAACGCGTTGATAAGTACCGCTTGCCACAAAGATAGAGTCTCTGTCAAACACTAATTGAGGCTGAATTGTGTCAAAAAATGGTGGCGTAGGTATAGGTACAACTATTAAAGGTGGGGTTAACAAGTATTGAATATCAGGGGCTGCGTCAGCCCAAGACGAACCATCCTTCGCACCGCTGCCGCCAGGATAGACATAGTGGATAGTTGCATTAGAAGCCAGACTAACTGCGAGGAGTGCGCAAGTTAGCAAAATTGAAGAAAGTAGCTTTTTCATATATCTGTTGTTTTAATTATATTAGTTACTTCGTGCGGCAAAACTAACCATTTTTTTTGAAACCACCAAATTTTTACCGACAAAAATCGCTGATACAATGAAATTTGCTTGTTTGCTTACAGTCTTTAAGCAAACCATGGTTGCACCTTGGACTTCCCGCAGTGCAATGCTTGCAATCTAAAACCAGATGCTCTGAAATGCTGTTTTTAGATTTTCTAAAACGATCATGCAGGTCTTGCACGGTCTCGAAATATTTTCTGCTGGCATTCCCGGGGTGGTCGGGAACTCCAGAATATTTTCTGCTGACTTTCCCGAGGTGTTCGGGAACTCCAAAATATTTTCTGCTGACATTCCCGAGGTGTTCGGGAACTCCAAAATATTTTCTGCTGACATTCCCGGGGTGGTCGGGAACTCCAAAATATTTTCTGCTGACATTG
It includes:
- a CDS encoding T9SS type A sorting domain-containing protein, with amino-acid sequence MKKLLSSILLTCALLAVSLASNATIHYVYPGGSGAKDGSSWADAAPDIQYLLTPPLIVVPIPTPPFFDTIQPQLVFDRDSIFVASGTYQRVCMHKEGYQVNNVTTDSCALEKLHFYGGFKGYETSLEQRGDWLATPSIIDAQGGRAVWFEHPTPGAGDVVFDGFIVTGAGRRKEAFRIVNVNTWISHVIIKDNNGIPFFLEHVPFSSNDDSYSETALNNVVVMNNLGSGWPASVAVSAFSQLKVFNSTITKNTCDSVYYQGDPLALFYFYSYQSDFYFYNSIVYNNLNAGTIVNRSFPGHSPELYYKNSIIESTSNPMSDWNVYGTDLGNTLDVNPMLTSGYRLLYGSPAINLGDVNDYPFFQSIMLMSQSHPHAFWYADADYRGRFYVDPSNQMHLDAGAVQYKGNSSSFKDLEYWLKKKYPSNISAQTNSTDSPDSNVTYLGQKPMVYPTVTTPAQQINITNIPENSAVCLTDILGRMIFSAPLSKGEDMITSPQAPGMYLLVISQGNKAVSKELIIVKQ